One Camelina sativa cultivar DH55 chromosome 3, Cs, whole genome shotgun sequence genomic window carries:
- the LOC104777562 gene encoding aminoacylase-1-like produces MAKDSVAVSSLLWTLFLISVIFSLQSNSQEEDTPITRFQQYLRINTAHPNPNYTAAVSFLLDQARSIGLTSRTIEFVPGKPVLLLTWLGSNSNLPSILFNSHLDSVPAESEKWIHPPFSAHRTVDGHIYARGAQDDKCVGVQYLEAIKNLKSRGFSPLRTVHVSYVPEEENGGFDGMMKFAASLEFTELNLGFVMDEGQASPADEFRVFYAERTPWHLYIRAEGIPGHGAKLYDNSAMENLMKSVELISKFRETQFDLVKAGKALTSEVISVNPVYLKAGTPSTTGFVMNMQPSEAEAGYDLRLPPTADPDLMEKRIAEEWAPSIRNMTYIIKLKGNLRDHLGRAIMTPIDDTNPWWSIFKQAVEATGGKLAKPEVLLSTTDSRYIRPLGIPVLGFSPMSNTPVLVHDHNEFLKDTVFVKGIEVYETVISALSSFKGVSAGQVI; encoded by the exons ATGGCGAAAGATTCCGTGGCGGTGTCTTCTCTTCTCTGGACTCTCTTCCTCATCTCCGTCATCTTCTCACTTCAATCAAACAGCCAAGAAGAGGATACACCAATCACACGATTCCAGCAATACTTAAGAATCAACACTGCTCATCCAAACCCTAACTACACCGCAGCAGTCTCGTTTCTTCTTGATCAAGCTAGATCAATAGGTCTAACTTCTCGAACCATCGAGTTTGTTCCTGGTAAGCCAGTTCTTCTCCTCACATGGCTAGGCTCAAACTCTAACCTTCCTTCGATTCTCTTTAACTCTCACCTCGATTCTGTTCCCGCTGAATCCGAGAAATGGATTCATCCACCGTTCTCAGCTCACAGAACCGTGGATGGTCATATCTACGCTCGTGGCGCGCAAGATGACAAGTGTGTCGGTGTTCAGTATCTTGAAGCAATCAAGAACTTGAAATCAAGAGGCTTCTCTCCTCTTCGCACTGTTCATGTCTCATACGTTCCTGAAGAAGAGAATGGTGGATTTGACGGGATGATGAAGTTCGCGGCATCTTTGGAGTTTACAGAGTTGAATTTAGGATTTGTCATGGATGAAGGGCAAGCGAGTCCTGCAGATGAGTTCAGAGTGTTTTACGCTGAACGTACTCCATGGCATCTTTATATACGAGCAGAAGGCATCCCAGGGCATGGTGCTAAGTTGTATGATAATTCAGCTATGGAGAATTTGATGAAGAGTGTTGAGTTGATATCTAAGTTTAGAGAGACGCAGTTTGATTTGGTCAAAGCTGGTAAAGCTCTAACTTCAGAAGTCATCTCTGTGAATCCAGTTTATCTTAAAGCTGGAACTCCTTCTACTACT gGGTTTGTGATGAACATGCAGCCCTCAGAAGCAGAAGCTGGGTATGATCTAAGGTTGCCTCCTACGGCAGATCCAGATCTTATGGAAAAAAGAATTGCTGAAGAATGGGCTCCTTCTATTAGAAACATGACCTACATA ataaaactaaaaggaaatTTAAGAGACCATTTAGGACGAGCTATAATGACTCCAATAGATGATACCAATCCTTGGTGGTCTATCTTCAAGCAAGCTGTTGAAGCAACCGGAGGAAAACTCGCAAAGCCTGAAGTTTTGCTTTCAACAACGGATTCACGCTATATTCGCCCTTTGGGAATTCCGGTTTTGGGTTTCTCTCCAATGAGTAATACTCCTGTTTTAGTGCATGACCATAACGAG TTCCTCAAAGATACTGTGTTCGTGAAAGGTATAGAGGTATACGAAACGGTTATCAGCGCACTAAGTTCGTTTAAGGGAGTATCTGCTGGTCAAGTGATCTGA